From the Gemmatimonadaceae bacterium genome, the window CGACGTCCCGACGATCAGGAAAGCCGGGGCGGCGCTCCGCTCCCTGGCAACCGCGGAGGAGTCAGTCGGTGCCGATGCGGCGGCACCGGACATGGCGTCGGCGCGTTCATCCCGCTGAGTCGAATCGCTGGCGCCGGCCGTAGTGTTCGGCGAAGCGGCGCTGTCCCGCGCGGTATCTTTTCCGCCGGCACACGACGACACGGTCCACGCGGTGGTGGCAATCGCCACGACGACGCTCCATCTCAACAGGACTCGCATGCTCGAAGCTCGAGGGCTCACGAAGGAATTCGATAGCGGCACCCACCGACTTACGGTGCTGCGTGACGTCTCGTTCCGGGTACCGCAGGGAGCGCTGGTCGCGATCGTGGGGCCGTCGGGGAGCGGCAAGACGACGCTCCTCGGACTGCTCGCCGGTCTGGATACCCCGACGCGCGGAGTGGTGCTCCTCGACGACGCCGACCTCACGGCGATGACGGAAGACCAGCGCGCCCAGCTCCGCGGGGCGAAAGTTGGGTTCGTTTTCCAGTCGTTTCAATTGATTCCGACGCTCACGGCAATCGAAAACGTGCAGGTCCCGCTCGAGCTGCGCGGTGACGGTGGGGCGGCAGCCCGCGCCCGCGCCCTCCTCGAACGGGTGGGGCTCGGCGACCGCCTGGACCACTTTCCCTCCCAGCTCTCGGGGGGCGAGCAGCAGCGGGTGGCGATTGCCCGCGCCTTCGTGAACCAGCCGCGCATCCTCTTC encodes:
- a CDS encoding ABC transporter ATP-binding protein; translation: MLEARGLTKEFDSGTHRLTVLRDVSFRVPQGALVAIVGPSGSGKTTLLGLLAGLDTPTRGVVLLDDADLTAMTEDQRAQLRGAKVGFVFQSFQLIPTLTAIENVQVPLELRGDGGAAARARALLERVGLGDRLDHFPSQLSGGEQQRVAIARAFVNQPRILFADEPTGNLDGSTGAKIVALLEELNRESGSTIVLVTHDMTLAERTQRVIRLADGVVVEDRFTARATTGGDGVAMPGAAAAAAAAAVLAPADGVPSTARGA